A region from the Mycolicibacterium litorale genome encodes:
- a CDS encoding CPBP family intramembrane glutamic endopeptidase: protein MTRLPDALPDHLDDGQRRAVRIEIAVVLAVTFGLSAYTALLRLLESVLLGLSGQVVALNPRRSTFDLVDLGLNLAGVFQLLAWGALGLYLLWRSGFRLADIGLGRPRVRPDLLGGLGLAALIGLPGLALYQVARVLGINASVEPAELYDTWWRIPVLLAMSFANGWAEEIIVVGFLLTRLRQLRVSPVVAIVAASLLRGAYHLYQGFGAGLGNIAMGLVFGYVWHRTGRLWPLIIAHALIDAVAFVGYALLAGRLGWLQ from the coding sequence GTGACCCGGCTTCCCGACGCGTTGCCTGACCACCTGGACGACGGCCAGCGCCGCGCGGTCCGCATCGAGATCGCCGTCGTCCTCGCCGTCACCTTCGGCCTGAGCGCCTACACCGCGCTGCTGCGCCTGCTCGAATCCGTGCTGCTCGGCCTGTCCGGTCAGGTGGTCGCACTCAACCCGCGCCGATCGACGTTCGACCTCGTCGACCTGGGGCTCAACCTCGCCGGCGTCTTCCAACTGCTCGCCTGGGGTGCGCTGGGCCTATACCTGTTGTGGCGCAGCGGATTCCGGCTGGCCGACATCGGGCTGGGCCGGCCGCGGGTGCGGCCCGACCTGCTCGGCGGGCTGGGGCTCGCGGCGTTGATCGGGCTGCCGGGGCTGGCCCTGTACCAGGTGGCCCGTGTCCTGGGGATCAACGCCTCGGTCGAACCGGCCGAACTCTACGACACGTGGTGGCGCATCCCGGTGCTGTTGGCGATGTCGTTCGCCAACGGCTGGGCCGAGGAGATCATCGTCGTCGGCTTCCTGCTGACCCGGCTGAGGCAGCTGCGGGTCAGCCCCGTCGTCGCGATCGTCGCGGCCAGCCTGCTACGCGGCGCGTACCACCTGTACCAGGGCTTCGGCGCCGGGCTGGGCAACATCGCGATGGGTCTGGTGTTCGGCTACGTCTGGCACCGCACCGGCCGGCTGTGGCCGCTGATCATCGCGCACGCCCTGATCGACGCGGTGGCGTTCGTCGGCTACGCACTCCTGGCGGGTCGGCTCGGCTGGTTGCAGTGA
- a CDS encoding DUF2470 domain-containing protein → MARTAPTTTPAKPTTAERIRSACARGGGAMLAVEGAEPVSTPVHHLLGDGSFAITVPVDGSVAAMVAAPGAAGVQAVLEMTDYAPLPLREPVRSLVWIRGRAHAVPGADVPALLDLIASVEPNPALLQVNSGDDSRYALMRLEIESVVVADATGAESVGVSALLQARPDPFCAMESCWLQHMESAHQDVVERLAGRLPAAMRRGRVRPLGLDRYGVQLRVEDTDGDHDVRLPFPKPVDDVTGLSQAIRVLMGCPFLNGLQARRLERPGG, encoded by the coding sequence ATGGCTAGAACCGCACCGACGACCACCCCGGCCAAACCGACCACGGCCGAGCGTATCCGCAGCGCATGCGCCCGCGGCGGCGGTGCGATGCTCGCGGTCGAGGGCGCCGAACCAGTCAGCACTCCCGTGCACCATCTCCTCGGCGACGGCTCGTTCGCGATCACCGTTCCCGTGGACGGCTCCGTCGCGGCGATGGTCGCCGCCCCCGGTGCCGCCGGGGTGCAGGCGGTGCTCGAGATGACCGACTACGCGCCGCTGCCGCTGCGCGAACCGGTGCGTTCACTGGTGTGGATCCGTGGCCGCGCGCATGCCGTACCCGGCGCCGACGTGCCGGCCCTGCTCGACCTGATCGCCAGCGTGGAGCCGAACCCGGCTCTGCTGCAGGTCAATTCGGGTGACGACTCCCGCTACGCGCTGATGCGCCTGGAGATCGAGTCCGTGGTGGTCGCCGACGCGACCGGGGCCGAGTCGGTGGGCGTGAGCGCCCTGCTGCAGGCCCGGCCGGACCCGTTCTGCGCCATGGAGTCGTGCTGGCTGCAGCACATGGAGTCGGCACACCAGGACGTCGTCGAGCGGCTGGCCGGCCGGCTGCCCGCCGCCATGCGCCGCGGCCGGGTGCGCCCGCTGGGCCTGGACCGCTACGGCGTTCAGCTGCGGGTCGAGGACACCGACGGCGACCACGACGTGCGCCTGCCGTTCCCGAAACCCGTCGACGACGTGACCGGTCTGAGCCAGGCCATCCGCGTGCTGATGGGGTGCCCTTTCCTCAACGGACTGCAGGCGCGGCGCCTCGAACGACCGGGCGGCTAG
- the serS gene encoding serine--tRNA ligase, producing MIDLKLLRENPDAVRASQRARGEDPALVDDLLAADTARRSAVSAADNLRAEQKAASKQVGKASPEERPALLTRAKELAEQVKAAEAGQADAEKAFTAAHMAIANVVIDGVPAGGEDCFTVLDVVGEPPSIENPKDHLELGEALGLIDMERGAKVSGSRFYFLTGRGALLQLGLMQLAVRLATDNGFSLVIPPVLVRPEVMAGTGFLGAHADEVYRLEADDMYLVGTSEVPLAGYHADEILDLSNGPRRYAGWSSCFRREAGSYGKDTRGIIRVHQFDKVEGFIYCKPEDAEAEHDRLLGWQREMLAMIEVPYRVIDVAAGDLGSSAARKFDCEAWVPTQQTYRELTSTSNCTTFQARRLSTRYRDDNGKPQIAATLNGTLATTRWLVAILENHQQPDGSVRVPAALVPFVGTEVLEP from the coding sequence GTGATCGACCTCAAACTCCTGCGCGAGAACCCCGACGCCGTACGTGCCTCCCAGCGGGCGCGCGGTGAGGATCCCGCGCTCGTCGACGATCTGCTCGCCGCCGACACCGCCCGCCGGTCCGCGGTGTCTGCCGCCGACAATCTGCGCGCGGAGCAGAAGGCGGCCAGCAAGCAGGTGGGCAAGGCCTCGCCGGAGGAGCGGCCCGCGCTGCTGACCCGGGCCAAAGAACTCGCCGAGCAGGTCAAGGCCGCCGAGGCCGGCCAGGCCGACGCCGAGAAGGCGTTCACCGCCGCGCACATGGCGATCGCCAACGTCGTCATCGACGGCGTGCCCGCCGGCGGCGAGGACTGTTTCACCGTGCTCGACGTCGTGGGGGAGCCCCCGTCGATCGAGAACCCGAAGGACCACCTCGAACTCGGCGAGGCGCTCGGGCTGATCGACATGGAACGCGGCGCCAAGGTGTCGGGGTCGCGGTTCTACTTCCTCACCGGCCGCGGCGCGCTGCTGCAACTCGGTCTCATGCAGCTGGCGGTGCGGCTGGCCACCGACAACGGGTTCAGCCTCGTCATCCCGCCGGTGCTGGTCCGGCCCGAGGTGATGGCGGGCACCGGGTTCCTCGGCGCCCACGCCGACGAGGTGTACCGCCTCGAAGCCGACGACATGTACCTCGTCGGCACCTCCGAGGTGCCGCTGGCCGGTTACCACGCCGACGAGATCCTGGACCTGTCGAACGGTCCTCGGCGCTACGCCGGGTGGTCGTCGTGCTTCCGGCGCGAGGCGGGCAGCTACGGCAAGGACACCCGCGGCATCATCCGCGTGCACCAGTTCGACAAGGTCGAGGGCTTCATCTACTGCAAACCCGAGGACGCCGAGGCCGAACACGACCGGCTGCTCGGCTGGCAGCGCGAGATGCTCGCGATGATCGAGGTGCCGTACCGGGTGATCGACGTCGCGGCCGGTGACCTCGGCTCGTCGGCGGCGCGCAAGTTCGACTGCGAGGCGTGGGTGCCGACCCAGCAGACGTACCGGGAACTCACCTCGACGTCGAACTGCACGACGTTCCAGGCCAGGCGGCTGTCCACCCGCTACCGCGACGACAACGGCAAACCGCAGATCGCCGCGACCCTCAACGGCACGCTCGCCACCACCCGCTGGCTGGTGGCGATCCTGGAGAATCACCAGCAGCCCGACGGCAGCGTGCGGGTGCCCGCCGCGCTGGTGCCCTTCGTCGGCACGGAGGTGCTCGAACCATGA
- the pheA gene encoding prephenate dehydratase, with protein sequence MPRIAYLGPEGTFTESALRQMAAGGMVPGGGPVTPVPTDSTPAGLEAVRSGDVDYACVPIESSIEGSVLPTLDSLAVGAPVQIFAELTLPVSFSIVVRPGHDGDVATVAAFPVAAAQVRRWLSANLPAAQLVPAHSNAAAAAEVVAGRADAGVSTALAAERYGLHSLAAGVVDEPNARTRFVLVGRPAPPPARTGADRTSVVLRLANVPGALVAAMTELSIRDIDLTRIESRPTRTELGTYVFFLDCVGHLDDDAVGEALKALHRRCSDVRYLGSWPTGTAAGATPPRSDDATRWLTRLREGLPEADR encoded by the coding sequence GTGCCGCGCATCGCCTACCTCGGGCCCGAGGGGACCTTCACCGAGTCGGCGTTGCGGCAGATGGCGGCCGGTGGCATGGTGCCCGGCGGCGGTCCGGTGACCCCGGTGCCGACCGACAGCACCCCCGCCGGACTCGAGGCCGTACGGTCCGGCGACGTCGACTACGCGTGCGTGCCGATCGAGAGCTCGATCGAGGGATCGGTGCTGCCGACACTCGACAGTCTCGCGGTGGGTGCGCCGGTGCAGATCTTCGCCGAACTCACCCTGCCCGTGTCGTTCAGCATCGTCGTGCGCCCCGGCCATGACGGTGACGTCGCGACCGTCGCGGCGTTCCCCGTGGCCGCCGCCCAGGTGCGGCGGTGGCTGAGCGCGAATCTTCCTGCCGCTCAACTGGTTCCGGCCCACTCCAACGCCGCCGCGGCGGCCGAGGTGGTCGCGGGCCGCGCCGACGCCGGGGTCAGCACGGCGCTGGCCGCCGAACGCTACGGGCTGCACAGCCTGGCGGCGGGCGTCGTCGACGAACCCAACGCCCGCACCCGGTTCGTCCTGGTCGGCCGGCCCGCGCCGCCGCCCGCGCGCACCGGGGCCGACCGCACCTCGGTGGTGCTGCGCCTGGCGAACGTACCCGGCGCGCTCGTCGCCGCGATGACGGAACTGTCGATCCGCGACATCGACCTGACCCGCATCGAATCCCGACCGACCCGCACCGAGCTGGGTACCTACGTGTTCTTCCTCGACTGTGTCGGTCATCTCGACGACGATGCCGTCGGCGAGGCACTCAAAGCACTGCACCGTCGTTGTTCAGATGTGCGATATCTGGGTTCTTGGCCGACCGGTACGGCCGCAGGCGCGACACCACCACGCAGCGACGACGCGACCCGCTGGCTGACACGCCTGCGCGAGGGACTGCCGGAGGCCGACCGATGA
- a CDS encoding metallopeptidase family protein, with protein MSAQRFDELVSDALDLIPPELTAALDNVVVLVENRHPDEPDLLGLYEGIALTERDHTYAGALPDTITIYRGALLDICDSDEDVVEEVAITVIHEIAHHFGIDDDRLHELGWA; from the coding sequence ATGAGCGCGCAGCGGTTCGACGAACTGGTCTCCGATGCGCTCGACCTCATCCCGCCCGAGCTGACCGCCGCACTCGACAACGTGGTGGTGCTGGTCGAGAACCGTCACCCCGACGAACCGGATCTGCTCGGCCTCTACGAGGGCATCGCGCTGACCGAACGCGATCACACCTACGCGGGTGCGCTGCCCGACACCATCACGATCTATCGCGGCGCGCTGCTCGACATCTGCGACAGCGACGAGGACGTCGTGGAGGAGGTGGCGATCACGGTGATCCACGAGATCGCCCATCACTTCGGGATCGACGACGACCGGCTGCACGAACTCGGCTGGGCCTGA
- a CDS encoding ankyrin repeat domain-containing protein, whose product MTRPDGPDDGPDDAADDGPDDEADDGPDDEAVAELAGRLFDMARSGDARTLAAYLDAGVPVDLTNAKGDTLVMLAAYHGHPEVVRVLAARGADVDRANDRGQTPLAGAVFKGEDEVVRALLEAGADPRAGAPDAVETAKVFGRTAHLEMFGAAGQK is encoded by the coding sequence ATGACCCGGCCGGACGGCCCTGATGACGGCCCCGACGACGCGGCCGATGACGGCCCCGATGATGAGGCCGATGACGGCCCCGATGATGAGGCCGTCGCCGAACTCGCCGGCCGCCTGTTCGACATGGCCCGCAGCGGGGACGCCCGGACGCTGGCCGCCTACCTCGACGCCGGCGTCCCGGTCGACCTCACCAACGCCAAGGGCGACACCCTGGTGATGCTGGCCGCCTACCACGGGCACCCCGAGGTGGTGCGGGTGCTGGCCGCCCGCGGCGCCGACGTCGACCGCGCCAACGACCGCGGGCAGACCCCGCTGGCGGGTGCGGTGTTCAAGGGTGAGGACGAGGTGGTACGCGCACTGCTCGAGGCCGGCGCCGATCCGCGGGCGGGTGCGCCCGACGCGGTCGAGACGGCCAAGGTGTTCGGCCGCACCGCTCACCTCGAGATGTTCGGAGCGGCCGGACAAAAGTAG
- a CDS encoding ferritin, with amino-acid sequence MTTSGALDTKFHGLLKEQIRSEFTAAQQYIAIAVYFDGADLPQLAKHFYGQSVEERNHAMMLVQYLLDRDVELEIPGVDEVCNRFESPRDALALALDQERTVTEQITRLASVAREEGDYLGEQFMQWFLKEQVEEVAQMTTLVRIAERAGANLFHLEDFVARDMPHGGSDAGAPRAAGGAL; translated from the coding sequence ATGACGACATCCGGCGCACTGGACACGAAATTCCACGGACTCCTCAAAGAGCAGATCCGCAGTGAATTCACCGCCGCTCAGCAATACATCGCGATCGCGGTGTACTTCGACGGTGCCGATCTGCCGCAGCTCGCCAAGCACTTCTACGGCCAGTCGGTCGAGGAGCGCAACCACGCGATGATGCTCGTGCAGTACCTGCTCGACCGTGACGTCGAACTCGAGATCCCGGGCGTCGACGAGGTGTGCAACCGCTTCGAATCGCCGCGCGACGCGCTCGCCCTGGCGCTCGACCAGGAGCGCACCGTCACCGAGCAGATCACCCGGCTGGCCAGTGTGGCCCGCGAGGAGGGCGACTACCTCGGCGAGCAGTTCATGCAGTGGTTCCTCAAGGAGCAGGTCGAGGAGGTCGCCCAGATGACGACGCTGGTGCGCATCGCCGAACGGGCGGGCGCCAACCTGTTCCACCTCGAGGACTTCGTCGCCCGCGACATGCCGCACGGCGGATCCGATGCCGGCGCCCCGCGCGCGGCGGGCGGCGCACTCTAA
- a CDS encoding histidine phosphatase family protein, with product MSGRLVLVRHGQSHANVERRLDTRPPGAALTDLGHEQARSFARGLVRPPGLLAHSLARRAAETAAEIAAAAMVDAQQFDGLHEVQVGELENRTDDEAITEFESIYQRWHQGDLHVPMPGGESGDEVLDRYVPVLTQLRMRYLDDDAWQDDIVVVSHGAAIRLVSAVLAGVEGTFALDHHLANTEAVVLAPVTDGRWSCVQWGQRQPPFYPEPGVDPVHDALESVDPMG from the coding sequence ATGAGCGGCAGGCTGGTGCTGGTGCGGCACGGGCAGTCGCACGCCAACGTCGAACGCCGGCTCGACACCCGCCCGCCCGGTGCGGCGCTGACCGACCTCGGACACGAACAGGCCCGCAGCTTCGCGCGCGGACTGGTCCGGCCGCCCGGGCTGCTCGCGCACTCGCTGGCACGGCGCGCCGCCGAGACGGCCGCGGAGATCGCCGCCGCCGCGATGGTCGACGCGCAACAGTTCGACGGGCTGCACGAGGTGCAGGTCGGTGAGCTCGAGAACCGCACGGACGACGAGGCCATCACCGAGTTCGAGTCGATCTACCAGCGCTGGCACCAGGGTGACCTGCACGTGCCCATGCCCGGCGGGGAGTCCGGTGACGAGGTGCTCGACCGCTATGTGCCGGTGCTGACCCAGCTGCGGATGCGCTACCTCGACGACGACGCCTGGCAGGACGACATCGTGGTGGTCAGCCACGGGGCCGCGATCCGGCTGGTGTCGGCGGTGCTGGCCGGCGTCGAGGGCACCTTCGCGCTCGACCACCACCTCGCCAACACCGAAGCCGTGGTGCTGGCCCCGGTCACCGACGGGCGCTGGAGCTGTGTGCAGTGGGGTCAGCGGCAGCCGCCGTTCTACCCGGAACCCGGTGTCGACCCGGTGCACGATGCGCTGGAGTCGGTCGACCCGATGGGCTGA
- a CDS encoding LCP family protein, translated as MPGAGRRPNAPREPSQVIRRPPGHRPPPVWPPNPPTPRPPRVPPPAWEQRLPTPPAPTRRPAPQRAHAPQPPQPPRPPARPTARPTARPPVPPAVAAARPRRKRHWGRIVVAVLLVAVVSLVGLVVWVDTSLHRIPALTAYPDRPAAGRGTTWLLVGSDSRAGLDAERQAELATGGEVGNGRTDTIMLVHLPGLGSDAPATMVSIPRDSYVPIPGHGEDKINAAFALGGAPLLAQTVEQATGLRLDHYAEVGFDGFAAVVDAVGGVTMCPPEPISDPLAGIDLPAGCQELDGRNALGYVRTRATPRADLDRMTNQRAFMSALLHRAASPAVFANPLRWYPMARAAGSALTVDTGAHVWDLARLGWALRGDIATTTVPIGEFTDGGSGAVVVWDSEAASRLFEALAADTPVPTDVIDPPG; from the coding sequence GTGCCCGGCGCCGGGAGGAGGCCGAACGCCCCGCGCGAACCGTCGCAGGTGATCCGCCGCCCGCCGGGGCACCGGCCGCCGCCGGTGTGGCCGCCCAATCCGCCGACCCCGCGCCCGCCGCGCGTCCCGCCCCCGGCGTGGGAGCAGCGGCTGCCCACCCCGCCGGCGCCGACCCGGCGTCCGGCGCCGCAGCGCGCGCACGCGCCCCAGCCACCGCAGCCGCCTCGGCCCCCGGCGCGGCCGACGGCCCGTCCGACGGCCCGGCCACCGGTGCCACCCGCGGTCGCCGCCGCCCGGCCCCGCCGGAAACGGCACTGGGGCCGCATCGTCGTGGCGGTCCTGCTCGTCGCCGTCGTCTCCCTGGTGGGCCTGGTCGTCTGGGTGGACACGTCGTTGCACCGCATCCCCGCGCTGACCGCCTACCCGGATCGGCCCGCCGCTGGGCGGGGCACGACGTGGCTGTTGGTCGGCTCGGACAGCCGGGCCGGTCTCGACGCCGAACGGCAGGCCGAACTCGCCACCGGCGGTGAGGTCGGCAACGGCCGGACCGACACGATCATGCTCGTCCACCTGCCCGGACTGGGATCGGACGCCCCGGCCACCATGGTGTCGATTCCGCGCGATTCCTACGTGCCGATCCCGGGTCACGGCGAGGACAAGATCAACGCCGCGTTCGCGCTGGGCGGTGCGCCGCTGCTGGCGCAGACGGTCGAACAGGCGACCGGCCTGCGGCTCGACCACTACGCCGAGGTCGGATTCGACGGGTTCGCCGCGGTGGTCGACGCCGTCGGTGGGGTGACGATGTGTCCGCCGGAGCCGATCAGCGATCCGCTGGCGGGCATCGACCTGCCGGCCGGGTGCCAGGAGCTCGACGGCCGCAACGCGCTGGGATACGTGCGCACGCGCGCCACTCCGCGCGCCGACCTGGACCGGATGACCAACCAGCGGGCGTTCATGTCGGCGCTGCTGCATCGGGCGGCGAGTCCCGCGGTGTTCGCCAATCCGCTGCGCTGGTACCCGATGGCGCGTGCGGCCGGCTCCGCCCTCACCGTCGACACGGGCGCACACGTCTGGGACCTTGCGCGGCTCGGCTGGGCGCTGCGCGGTGACATCGCCACCACGACGGTGCCGATCGGCGAGTTCACCGACGGCGGCTCGGGCGCCGTCGTCGTCTGGGACAGCGAGGCCGCGTCCCGGCTGTTCGAGGCGCTGGCCGCGGACACGCCCGTCCCCACCGATGTGATCGACCCCCCCGGCTGA